The genomic interval TCGTACGCCCGCAGCAGGGCCGTCGGATCGACCTCGCGGCTGTCGAAGGCGAGCGAACCGCCGTAGAGCCTCCGCACAGGGACGAGTCCGATCTCCAGCTCGGTGACGACCCCGAGGCGGTGGCCGCCGCCGAGAAGGCCCCAGTACAGCTCGTCCCCCTCGGTGACCTGCCGCAGCCGGCCGTCCCCGGTGACCACGTCGAGGGAGCGGACCGGGAACACGAGGTCGGGTCGCAGGGCGAACCCGGTCTGGAAACTGGTGACTTCGTCGTGGATCGAGCTGTTCATGCCGGACATGCTGGAGGCATAACCTGACAGCTTCCGTCAGGTTATGCCTCCGCCGGTCTTCCGCCGGGTTCCTCGGTTTGCCGCTCCGGATCAGACGGTGTGCCGCGGCCGCCGCTGCGACCACCACAGCCCGGCCATGCCCGCCGCCATCAGCGAGGCGCCCGCGGCCCCGAGCGGCAGCAGCTCACGTTCCGCGCCGGTCTTCGGCAACTCGCTCGGGGTGTCCCCGCCCGGTGCCACCGGCTTGTTGTCGGTGCCCAGGAGCAGCGGGGTGGCCGGGGCGTTCGGCGACGGGTTCGTCGTACCGAACGGAACCGGGCCCTGCTGCCAGAACGTCTTCTTCCCGTCGCCGGTCTGCACCGGCAGACAGATCTTTCCGGTCTTCTTGAGATCGAATGTCGCGTCGACGGCGTACGACTTCGACTTACCGGCCGCGAGATTGTCGATGGGGCAGACGAATCCGCTGTTCGAGCCCTCCGGCAGATCCTTTTCTTCGATCGGAGAGCAGCCTTGAACGTTTTTGACCGTAAGGCCGTCGAAACCGACGACCAAGAGCCTGATTTTTCCGCTGTCCTTGCTCCCGTCGTTCTTCACGCCCGCCGTGAGGTCGGTCTTCTGCG from Streptomyces sp. CC0208 carries:
- a CDS encoding LPXTG cell wall anchor domain-containing protein; the protein is MSSRRMTTIAGSLVAASFSTVMIFSCTASADEGPASSKGGKAVDEAPAGVKLTTTLPEKISVDNSSQKTDLTAGVKNDGSKDSGKIRLLVVGFDGLTVKNVQGCSPIEEKDLPEGSNSGFVCPIDNLAAGKSKSYAVDATFDLKKTGKICLPVQTGDGKKTFWQQGPVPFGTTNPSPNAPATPLLLGTDNKPVAPGGDTPSELPKTGAERELLPLGAAGASLMAAGMAGLWWSQRRPRHTV